Proteins from a single region of Crassaminicella profunda:
- the neuC gene encoding UDP-N-acetylglucosamine 2-epimerase, producing MKKILAVTGIRSEYFILQPVFEELMKRNDIELKVVVTGTHLSSVHGDTWKIIKNDGYPIIKLETLLSTDSLSGRCKSIGVQVMGLSDIVMREKPDMLVVLGDREESITTATVGAYMNVPVAHICGGDRVVGNIDDSVRHAVTKLAHIHFPTTKENGERILKMGEEPWRVHVVGNPALDSIRKQPDLSYEYINEKLGTELEANKPFILLIKHPLSSEIGQAAEQMKVTLQAVSELGYNTIITYPNSDAGGFEMIKVIKEFEKSHSFIKAYETLPRDLFVNLQRKAALLLGNSSAGILEAPFLKLPVVNVGNRQKQRQHAENIIFVPHEKEKIKEAINKAIVDKDFIETCKNCNNPYGDGYSGEQIAKTIAEVEINDQLINKQIIY from the coding sequence TTGAAAAAAATTTTAGCAGTAACAGGAATACGTTCAGAATATTTTATACTACAACCAGTTTTTGAAGAATTGATGAAAAGAAACGATATAGAATTAAAGGTAGTAGTTACAGGTACACATTTATCTTCAGTACATGGGGACACATGGAAAATCATAAAAAATGATGGTTATCCAATCATAAAATTAGAAACCTTATTATCTACAGATTCTTTATCAGGACGATGCAAATCAATTGGTGTTCAGGTTATGGGCCTTTCTGATATTGTGATGAGAGAAAAACCAGATATGCTTGTAGTTTTAGGAGATCGAGAAGAAAGTATAACGACAGCTACTGTAGGAGCTTATATGAATGTACCTGTTGCACATATTTGTGGAGGAGATAGAGTAGTTGGGAATATAGATGATTCAGTTAGACATGCTGTAACTAAGCTTGCGCATATACATTTTCCAACGACAAAGGAAAATGGAGAAAGAATTTTGAAAATGGGAGAGGAACCTTGGCGAGTGCATGTAGTAGGTAACCCAGCATTAGATTCTATAAGAAAACAGCCTGATTTATCATATGAATACATAAATGAAAAGTTAGGAACTGAGTTGGAAGCAAATAAGCCATTTATATTGTTAATCAAACATCCTTTAAGTTCAGAAATTGGACAGGCTGCTGAACAAATGAAAGTAACATTACAAGCAGTAAGTGAATTAGGCTATAATACAATTATAACCTATCCTAATTCAGATGCTGGTGGATTTGAAATGATTAAAGTGATCAAAGAATTTGAAAAAAGTCATAGCTTTATAAAAGCTTATGAAACATTACCGAGAGATTTATTTGTAAATTTACAAAGAAAAGCAGCTTTATTGCTAGGTAATTCTAGTGCTGGAATATTAGAAGCACCATTTTTAAAACTACCAGTAGTAAACGTTGGTAATAGACAGAAACAAAGACAGCATGCTGAGAATATAATTTTTGTTCCACATGAAAAAGAAAAAATCAAAGAAGCGATAAACAAGGCTATAGTGGATAAAGATTTTATAGAAACTTGTAAAAATTGTAATAATCCTTATGGGGATGGATACAGTGGAGAACAAATAGCAAAAACTATTGCTGAAGTTGAAATAAATGATCAATTGATTAATAAACAAATAATTTATTAA
- a CDS encoding PIG-L deacetylase family protein — MKILVVSVHPDDETLGCGGTILKHNRLGDELYWLILTRCDESLGFKKDFIKKRKLQIQKVSKEYGFKKVYELDFLTTKLHNVDFSKLIDKISNVINEIKPEIIYMNNRSDIHTDHQVAAKSIMSCTKSFRYPFIKKILMYECISETEIAPSLPENIFIPNVFSDITDFIDKKIEIMSMYESEVQNPPLPRSLENIKALARYRGASCGVNYAEAFMLIRERF, encoded by the coding sequence ATGAAAATATTAGTAGTATCTGTTCATCCTGATGATGAAACATTAGGGTGTGGTGGAACGATTTTAAAACACAATCGTTTAGGGGATGAGCTTTATTGGCTGATATTAACAAGATGTGACGAAAGTCTTGGCTTTAAAAAAGATTTTATTAAAAAAAGGAAATTGCAAATACAAAAAGTTTCAAAGGAATATGGATTTAAGAAAGTCTATGAATTAGATTTTTTAACTACTAAGTTACATAATGTAGATTTTAGTAAGCTAATAGACAAAATTTCGAATGTTATAAATGAAATAAAGCCTGAAATTATTTATATGAATAATAGATCAGATATCCATACAGATCATCAGGTTGCTGCTAAAAGTATTATGAGTTGTACAAAAAGCTTTAGATATCCTTTTATCAAAAAAATATTGATGTATGAATGTATATCTGAAACGGAAATCGCACCAAGCTTACCAGAAAATATATTTATACCAAACGTATTTTCTGATATAACAGATTTTATAGATAAAAAAATAGAAATTATGAGCATGTATGAATCGGAAGTTCAAAATCCACCCCTACCAAGAAGTTTAGAAAATATAAAAGCTTTAGCAAGATATAGAGGGGCAAGCTGTGGTGTTAATTATGCAGAAGCTTTTATGCTCATAAGGGAAAGGTTTTAA
- a CDS encoding class I SAM-dependent methyltransferase: protein MDLKTKEWDNSYKNKDNFVFYPHEEVIRFVSKYVRKKTGTEEYKIIHNKNIALDLGCGIGRHVIYLDEMGLDAYGIDLSKEAIEYAKNWCKHMDREHLSKKLTIGSITEMPYDDNFFDFIVSHGVLDSMHFDIAKVAMKEVYRTLKQDGLFYFDLISGNDYEHPREYAGEEIVTSDMEKDTVQSYFNWTKINQLIDGYFKIEDVVLIQRESVIFTQKDSRYHIIARKI, encoded by the coding sequence ATGGACTTAAAAACAAAAGAATGGGATAATTCATATAAAAATAAGGATAATTTTGTATTCTACCCACATGAAGAAGTGATAAGGTTTGTTTCAAAATATGTAAGAAAAAAAACAGGAACAGAGGAATATAAAATTATTCATAATAAGAATATAGCTTTAGATTTAGGTTGTGGAATAGGTAGGCATGTAATTTATTTAGATGAAATGGGATTAGATGCTTATGGGATAGATTTATCGAAAGAAGCGATAGAATATGCAAAAAATTGGTGCAAACATATGGATAGAGAACATCTTTCAAAAAAACTTACAATAGGGTCTATTACTGAAATGCCCTATGATGATAATTTCTTTGACTTTATTGTATCTCATGGAGTATTGGATAGTATGCATTTTGATATTGCTAAAGTTGCAATGAAAGAAGTATATAGAACTTTGAAACAAGATGGATTGTTTTATTTTGACTTGATATCAGGAAATGATTATGAACATCCAAGAGAATATGCAGGGGAAGAAATTGTTACTAGCGATATGGAAAAAGATACAGTACAATCATATTTTAATTGGACAAAAATAAACCAATTGATAGATGGATATTTTAAAATTGAAGATGTTGTATTGATTCAGAGAGAGTCAGTTATATTTACGCAGAAAGATAGTAGATACCATATTATAGCACGAAAAATTTGA
- a CDS encoding motility associated factor glycosyltransferase family protein, which translates to MTLYEKNLAYFKAENEYVYNILTAGNPLYFYKLEKVKDSFNYIIENETSRCFMHSVYDTNEEIKRMFQYTPKDTETMVVFGLGCGYALDYIAEHYKNINKLVIVEPCLDMFKNLLENIDMLKYVNTFKTITFGINQDVDEMSEILCGYLSKNLKMSIVYNMSYRTIFNEYYESMTKRISKTISEIRVNAATNTTFLFQWLKNYMFNLNENCMSIESLKDLFKGRPVVIVAAGPSLNKNIHLIKEIKNKAIVVAVGTAITILENNEIEPHFRMAIDGSLEEKRTIFDVVNSKIPLIFADKLYCEILPSYEGHKIRFVIDSDYMVNYLYNKKEIEYNKIRTGPSVANSAVDLFCKLGCSKVIFLGQDLAYTEDGIYAKGAINNEEMSKTKLEKYIKMKDIYGNDAYTITQFLAMKYIFEIIIKNYPDMKFINATEGGIGIDGTEIKTLEQTIQEDLKDEIKINIEECIKEAYENNDQYMEKIKDALSEFKKELQEVIALNANRMELLKDTMKKIKRGLNSQRLLNDLEYIVRLDSEYEEKEIYIKAILPALAETIRAVNLNFQYTGSDKQKQVEYRSKSVKSSIVLINEYAKIAKLYLDGIMKENQK; encoded by the coding sequence ATGACATTATATGAAAAAAATCTAGCTTATTTTAAAGCTGAGAATGAATATGTATATAACATATTAACTGCAGGCAATCCTTTGTATTTCTATAAACTAGAAAAAGTAAAGGATTCATTTAATTATATTATAGAAAATGAAACCAGCAGATGTTTTATGCATAGTGTATATGATACAAATGAAGAGATAAAAAGGATGTTTCAGTATACACCAAAGGATACTGAAACAATGGTAGTATTTGGACTTGGGTGTGGGTATGCTTTAGATTATATAGCGGAGCATTATAAAAATATAAATAAACTTGTTATCGTAGAACCTTGTTTAGATATGTTTAAAAATTTATTAGAAAATATAGATATGCTCAAATATGTAAATACTTTCAAAACAATTACGTTTGGAATCAATCAAGATGTTGATGAAATGAGTGAAATTTTGTGTGGATATCTTTCTAAAAATTTAAAAATGAGTATTGTGTACAATATGTCCTATAGAACAATATTTAATGAATACTACGAAAGTATGACAAAGAGAATATCTAAAACTATATCAGAAATACGAGTGAATGCAGCAACTAATACGACATTTCTATTTCAATGGTTAAAAAATTATATGTTTAATTTGAATGAAAATTGTATGTCTATTGAAAGTTTAAAAGATTTATTCAAAGGAAGACCTGTGGTAATTGTAGCAGCGGGTCCATCGTTAAATAAAAATATACATCTTATTAAAGAAATAAAAAATAAAGCTATTGTAGTAGCTGTAGGTACAGCTATAACAATACTTGAAAATAATGAAATAGAACCTCATTTTAGAATGGCTATAGATGGTTCTCTAGAAGAGAAAAGAACCATCTTTGATGTAGTGAATAGCAAGATTCCTTTGATTTTTGCTGACAAATTGTATTGTGAAATATTGCCTTCTTATGAAGGACATAAAATTAGATTTGTTATAGACTCAGATTATATGGTGAATTATTTATATAATAAAAAGGAAATAGAATATAATAAAATTAGAACAGGTCCATCAGTTGCTAATTCAGCGGTAGATTTATTTTGTAAATTAGGGTGTAGTAAAGTTATATTTTTGGGACAAGATTTAGCATATACAGAAGATGGAATATATGCTAAAGGTGCGATTAATAACGAAGAAATGAGCAAAACCAAATTGGAAAAATATATAAAAATGAAGGATATTTATGGAAATGATGCTTATACTATTACACAATTTTTAGCTATGAAATATATTTTTGAAATTATTATTAAAAATTATCCGGATATGAAATTTATTAATGCTACTGAAGGTGGGATTGGTATAGATGGAACAGAAATAAAAACCCTTGAACAAACGATTCAAGAAGACTTAAAGGATGAGATTAAAATAAATATAGAAGAATGTATTAAAGAAGCTTATGAAAACAATGATCAATATATGGAAAAAATAAAAGATGCATTAAGTGAATTCAAAAAAGAATTACAAGAAGTTATAGCGTTAAATGCTAATAGAATGGAATTGTTAAAAGATACTATGAAAAAAATAAAAAGGGGATTAAATTCTCAGAGGCTTTTAAATGACTTAGAATATATAGTTAGATTAGATAGTGAATATGAAGAAAAAGAAATATATATAAAAGCTATACTACCAGCATTAGCCGAAACTATTAGGGCGGTCAATTTGAATTTTCAATATACTGGAAGTGATAAACAAAAACAAGTAGAGTATAGAAGTAAAAGTGTTAAGAGCAGTATTGTATTAATCAATGAATATGCCAAAATTGCTAAATTGTATTTAGATGGAATAATGAAAGAAAATCAAAAATAA
- the fliW gene encoding flagellar assembly protein FliW, with product MILTTKHFGEIEIDEEKIITFEEGILGFEDIKKYTVIVNPDKEVPFHWLQAVEYSDLAFVITNPFVFKKDYDFEIPEKVIEQLAIEKEEDVMIFSIAVVPEDMKKMTINLRGPLIMNIKNKKGKQIVLDTEKYSLKHCIFEEEVTENIG from the coding sequence ATGATTCTTACTACAAAGCATTTTGGAGAAATAGAAATTGATGAAGAAAAAATCATTACCTTTGAAGAAGGAATCCTTGGATTTGAAGACATAAAAAAATACACAGTGATTGTAAATCCTGATAAAGAAGTACCTTTTCATTGGCTGCAAGCAGTAGAATATTCAGATTTAGCCTTTGTGATTACAAATCCATTTGTATTTAAAAAAGATTATGATTTTGAAATCCCTGAAAAAGTCATTGAACAGCTAGCTATTGAAAAGGAAGAAGATGTAATGATCTTTAGCATTGCTGTTGTTCCAGAAGATATGAAAAAAATGACCATCAATTTACGAGGTCCTTTGATTATGAATATAAAAAATAAAAAAGGGAAACAAATTGTATTAGATACAGAAAAGTATAGTTTAAAACATTGTATCTTTGAAGAAGAGGTCACAGAAAATATCGGATAG
- a CDS encoding D-glycero-alpha-D-manno-heptose-1,7-bisphosphate 7-phosphatase: MSKNKCIFLDRDGTINVYKKLLSNSEDLKLERKASDAIKLINKSGYLCIVVSNQPVVARNLCTLEEAWQINERLKELLDEKGAYLDDIFICPHHPDRGYPEENKKYKIKCDCRKPAIGMIEEAVKKYNIDLEQSYIIGDTTIDIKTGKSCGIKTVLVKTGLAGGDELYDVKPDYISDNLYDAAKLILEENNIWT; encoded by the coding sequence ATGAGTAAGAATAAGTGTATATTTTTAGATAGAGATGGAACAATAAATGTTTATAAAAAATTATTGAGCAATAGTGAAGATTTAAAATTAGAAAGAAAAGCAAGTGATGCAATTAAGTTAATTAATAAAAGTGGATATTTATGTATAGTTGTATCTAATCAGCCTGTTGTCGCAAGAAATTTATGTACATTAGAAGAAGCGTGGCAAATTAACGAAAGATTGAAAGAACTGTTGGATGAAAAGGGGGCTTATTTAGATGATATATTTATATGCCCCCATCATCCTGATCGTGGATATCCAGAGGAGAACAAAAAGTATAAAATAAAATGTGATTGTAGAAAACCTGCAATAGGAATGATTGAAGAAGCCGTAAAAAAATATAATATTGATTTAGAGCAGTCCTATATAATTGGAGATACAACAATTGATATAAAAACAGGAAAGAGTTGTGGAATAAAGACAGTATTAGTTAAAACAGGTCTAGCTGGTGGAGATGAATTATATGATGTGAAACCAGATTATATAAGTGACAATTTATATGATGCGGCAAAATTAATATTAGAGGAGAATAATATATGGACTTAA
- a CDS encoding ATP-grasp domain-containing protein, giving the protein MKVLVEAVGSMTFGPALKYYNEMGWEIIGMDITGHAFGFYKNIKPYIVPKYSEKNCFSVIEEIIKNEKIDMIFPTINEGLLEWSKRKEEYKKKYNANVILSDKDIINICMDKWNTYNFFMRNNIPTPKTSLKRKYGLLKPRIGRGSTGIYFTDEANENFDMSGYISQEIVDGQEYTIDVLCDFQSNPVYIIPRKRIDTESGVSTKGVTVFDEKIIQYVKEIILKLKPIGIINIQCFKNENEINFIEINPRIAGGSSLSFASSDNWFKAIQCFQKGSSYSSKDVKYNNYMFRYYEDVIVEDGNLIK; this is encoded by the coding sequence ATGAAAGTTTTAGTTGAAGCTGTTGGAAGCATGACTTTTGGACCAGCATTAAAATATTATAATGAAATGGGATGGGAAATCATTGGTATGGATATTACAGGACATGCTTTTGGTTTTTATAAAAATATTAAACCTTATATTGTACCTAAATATTCTGAAAAAAATTGTTTTAGTGTGATAGAAGAAATTATAAAAAATGAAAAAATAGATATGATTTTTCCAACTATTAATGAAGGATTATTGGAATGGAGCAAAAGAAAAGAAGAATATAAGAAAAAATATAATGCAAATGTGATTTTATCAGATAAAGATATAATTAATATATGTATGGATAAATGGAATACATATAATTTTTTTATGAGAAATAATATTCCTACACCTAAAACATCACTAAAGAGAAAATATGGACTTCTAAAACCTAGAATAGGAAGAGGGAGTACTGGGATTTATTTTACTGATGAAGCCAATGAAAATTTTGATATGAGTGGTTATATATCTCAAGAAATAGTTGACGGACAGGAATATACAATTGATGTTTTGTGTGATTTTCAATCAAATCCTGTTTATATAATCCCTAGGAAAAGAATTGACACAGAATCGGGTGTATCTACAAAAGGAGTTACTGTATTTGATGAAAAGATTATACAATATGTTAAAGAAATCATTTTAAAATTAAAACCAATAGGAATAATAAATATACAATGTTTTAAGAATGAAAATGAAATTAATTTTATCGAGATCAATCCAAGAATAGCAGGTGGAAGTTCTCTTTCTTTTGCTAGTTCAGATAATTGGTTTAAAGCAATCCAATGTTTTCAGAAAGGGAGTAGCTATAGCTCTAAAGATGTAAAATATAATAATTATATGTTTCGATATTATGAAGATGTTATTGTTGAAGATGGTAATTTAATTAAATAG
- a CDS encoding nucleotidyltransferase family protein — translation MKTNIDKLIVYVNYSIKETLDVLDQGAKGIVFLVDEKKRLIGTITDGDIRRAILKGFDLDDSIEEVVHYNPIYASIHTTREEIKDMFIKKAVKEIPIVDDNNILVDMISIHEILLPDGKENPVIIMAGGLGTRLKELTQEVPKPMLKVGQDPMLQHIINNFKQYGYNKILLSVNYKAEIIENYFQDGYAHGVKIAYIKERKRLGTAGGIRLAKEYINAPFFVINGDIFTNLNMENMMDFHVENGFDITVGTRKHSFQIPYGVMQVEDNHITELQEKPVINYFINAGVYCLNPNLLEYIPQDEYFEITDLINTCIKNGKKVGSYEIDEYWMDIGRLEDYNKVNQDVYDLICCSEEGEADDK, via the coding sequence ATGAAAACAAATATAGATAAATTAATTGTTTATGTGAATTATTCAATAAAAGAAACATTAGATGTTTTAGATCAGGGAGCAAAAGGAATTGTTTTTTTAGTTGATGAGAAAAAAAGATTAATAGGAACCATTACAGATGGAGATATAAGGCGGGCTATACTAAAGGGATTTGATTTAGATGATTCGATTGAGGAGGTTGTTCATTATAATCCTATATATGCTAGTATCCATACAACAAGAGAAGAAATTAAAGATATGTTTATTAAAAAAGCTGTAAAAGAAATACCCATAGTAGATGATAATAATATATTAGTAGATATGATTAGTATTCACGAAATTTTATTACCAGATGGTAAAGAAAATCCTGTAATTATTATGGCTGGAGGATTAGGAACAAGGCTTAAAGAACTAACTCAAGAAGTACCTAAACCCATGCTAAAAGTAGGACAAGATCCTATGTTACAGCATATTATTAACAATTTCAAACAATATGGATACAACAAGATATTATTATCTGTTAATTATAAAGCTGAAATAATAGAAAACTATTTTCAAGATGGTTATGCTCATGGAGTTAAAATAGCGTATATAAAGGAACGGAAAAGACTGGGAACAGCAGGTGGAATAAGACTTGCAAAAGAATATATTAATGCGCCTTTTTTTGTTATCAATGGGGATATATTTACTAACTTAAATATGGAAAACATGATGGATTTTCATGTGGAAAATGGTTTTGATATTACCGTAGGAACAAGAAAGCATTCCTTTCAAATACCTTATGGTGTGATGCAAGTAGAAGATAATCATATAACAGAACTTCAAGAAAAGCCGGTGATTAATTATTTCATTAATGCAGGAGTATATTGCTTGAATCCTAATTTACTTGAATATATTCCACAAGATGAATATTTTGAGATTACAGATTTGATTAATACATGTATCAAAAATGGTAAAAAAGTAGGGAGTTACGAAATTGATGAATATTGGATGGACATAGGAAGATTAGAAGACTATAATAAAGTTAATCAAGACGTTTATGATTTAATATGTTGTAGTGAAGAAGGGGAAGCGGATGATAAGTAG
- the csrA gene encoding carbon storage regulator CsrA: MLILTRKKDESIVIDDQIEIKIIGIDENKVKLGISAPKDIEIHRKEIYLEIQEENKKAAVSNLNLKGLEDLFKK; this comes from the coding sequence ATGCTAATCTTAACGAGAAAAAAAGATGAAAGTATTGTGATTGATGATCAAATAGAAATAAAGATTATTGGCATTGATGAAAATAAAGTAAAGCTTGGTATATCCGCTCCAAAGGATATTGAAATTCATAGAAAAGAAATATATCTAGAAATTCAGGAAGAAAATAAAAAGGCAGCTGTAAGCAATTTAAACCTTAAAGGGTTAGAAGATTTATTTAAGAAATAG
- the neuB gene encoding N-acetylneuraminate synthase: MISSKCFIIAEAGVNHNGNINIAKMLIDAAVEAGVDAIKFQTFKADGLVTKKAPKAEYQKETTGSGNQYEMLKKLELSMEEHLTLKEYCHKKGILFISTPFDFESVDLLEKLNMPLYKISSGDLTNIPLLKYIAKKNKPIILSTGMANLGEVEDAVECIRNISNSELTLLHCTSNYPTNYKDVNLNAMITLKNAFKLEVGYSDHTLGIEIPIAAVAMGAKVIEKHFTLDRYMEGPDHESSLEPEELKEMVKSIRNIENAFGDGMKKCNKNEEKSKLVSRKSIVAKRAIQIGEIIRKDMLDFKRPANGIEPKWVDDIIGKKAICPIEKDVCIEWRKIGD, from the coding sequence ATGATAAGTAGTAAATGTTTTATTATTGCAGAAGCAGGTGTAAACCATAATGGAAATATAAACATTGCTAAGATGTTAATAGATGCAGCAGTAGAAGCAGGAGTAGATGCTATAAAATTTCAAACATTTAAAGCAGATGGATTAGTTACAAAAAAAGCACCAAAAGCAGAATATCAGAAAGAAACTACTGGCAGTGGAAATCAATATGAAATGCTTAAAAAATTAGAGTTATCCATGGAAGAGCATTTAACTTTGAAAGAGTATTGCCATAAAAAAGGAATATTATTTATTTCAACACCTTTTGATTTTGAAAGTGTGGATTTATTAGAAAAACTTAATATGCCATTATATAAGATTAGTTCAGGGGATTTGACCAATATTCCCTTGTTGAAATATATAGCTAAAAAAAATAAACCTATTATTTTATCTACAGGCATGGCAAATTTAGGAGAAGTAGAAGATGCGGTAGAATGTATTAGAAATATTTCAAATAGTGAATTAACATTGCTTCATTGTACATCTAATTATCCTACTAATTATAAAGATGTGAATTTAAATGCGATGATTACTCTTAAAAATGCATTTAAACTAGAAGTTGGATATTCAGACCATACACTAGGAATAGAAATACCCATAGCAGCTGTAGCTATGGGAGCAAAGGTTATTGAAAAACATTTTACACTAGATAGATATATGGAAGGTCCAGATCATGAATCTTCTTTAGAACCAGAAGAATTAAAAGAAATGGTAAAAAGTATCAGAAATATAGAAAATGCTTTTGGTGATGGAATGAAGAAATGCAATAAAAATGAAGAAAAGAGTAAACTTGTTTCAAGAAAAAGTATAGTAGCTAAAAGAGCTATACAAATAGGAGAAATTATAAGAAAAGATATGTTAGATTTTAAGAGACCTGCAAATGGTATTGAACCTAAATGGGTAGATGATATAATTGGGAAAAAAGCTATATGTCCTATAGAAAAAGATGTATGTATTGAATGGAGAAAAATAGGTGATTAA
- a CDS encoding flagellin: protein MIINHNMNALNAHRMMTGNTVKSGKSMEKLSSGLRINRAGDDAAGLAISEKMRGQIRGLNQASRNAQDGISLIQTAEGALTETHSILQRMRELAVQSANDTNTSSDRGEIQNEINQLTSEINRIANTTEFNTQKVLDGGRSTAASGTEGTEGTEGASGAATAAATVAILTGSAAMVATDVSAATNISISIEVGSATFTLATSTITGGLSAAATTTQLVDLLKTATDGSGGAITDKVDITDNGGKLEIKAKNTGEDVTVNYGGAAGDKTKFAKFTGITDAATAAAPAAASGAASASGAAADAAGESSTFKATLQIGANKGQAFQVSIADMSAKALGISQEVSGAEGAEGAEGASGAATAAATVAILTGSAAMVATDVSAATNISISIEVGSATFTLATSTITGGLSAAATTTQLVDLLKTATDGSGGAITDAVDITDNGGKLEIKAKNTGEDVTVNYGGAAGDKTKFAKFTGITDAATAAAPAAASGAASASGTADTGGSFATAGAVTNGTDSTAVESALDVSTHDKATAAIDILDKAINKVSTERSKLGAYQNRLEHTINNLGTASENLTAAESRIRDVDMAKEMMSFSKNNILNQAAQAMLAQANQQPQGVLQLLR, encoded by the coding sequence ATGATCATTAATCATAATATGAACGCGTTAAACGCACACAGAATGATGACTGGAAACACAGTAAAATCAGGAAAATCAATGGAAAAATTATCTTCAGGTCTTAGAATCAACAGAGCTGGAGACGATGCAGCAGGTCTTGCAATTAGTGAAAAAATGAGAGGCCAAATCAGAGGTTTGAACCAAGCATCAAGAAATGCTCAAGATGGTATTTCTTTAATCCAAACAGCTGAAGGTGCATTAACAGAAACACACTCAATTCTTCAAAGAATGAGAGAGTTAGCAGTACAATCAGCAAATGATACAAACACTTCAAGTGATAGAGGAGAAATCCAAAACGAGATTAACCAATTAACTTCTGAAATCAATAGAATCGCTAATACTACTGAGTTCAATACACAAAAAGTATTAGATGGTGGTAGATCAACAGCAGCATCAGGAACAGAAGGAACAGAAGGAACAGAAGGAGCATCAGGAGCAGCAACAGCAGCAGCAACAGTAGCTATATTAACAGGATCAGCAGCTATGGTAGCAACAGATGTATCCGCAGCTACAAATATATCAATTAGTATAGAAGTGGGTAGTGCAACATTTACGCTAGCAACTTCAACCATAACAGGAGGATTAAGTGCTGCAGCAACAACAACACAATTAGTAGATTTATTAAAAACTGCAACTGATGGATCAGGTGGCGCTATAACAGATAAAGTAGATATCACTGATAATGGTGGAAAACTAGAAATAAAAGCAAAAAACACAGGAGAAGATGTTACAGTTAATTATGGAGGAGCAGCAGGAGATAAAACAAAATTTGCAAAATTCACAGGTATAACAGATGCAGCAACAGCAGCAGCACCAGCGGCGGCATCAGGAGCAGCATCAGCATCAGGAGCAGCAGCGGATGCGGCAGGAGAATCATCAACATTTAAAGCAACTTTACAAATTGGTGCTAACAAAGGGCAAGCCTTCCAAGTTAGTATTGCAGATATGAGTGCAAAAGCCCTTGGTATTTCTCAAGAAGTATCAGGAGCAGAAGGAGCAGAAGGAGCAGAAGGAGCATCAGGAGCAGCAACAGCAGCAGCAACAGTAGCTATATTAACAGGATCAGCAGCTATGGTAGCAACAGATGTATCCGCAGCTACAAATATATCAATTAGTATAGAAGTGGGTAGTGCAACATTTACACTAGCAACTTCAACCATAACAGGAGGGTTAAGTGCTGCAGCAACAACAACACAATTAGTAGATTTATTAAAAACTGCAACTGATGGATCAGGTGGCGCTATAACAGATGCAGTAGATATCACTGATAATGGTGGAAAACTAGAAATAAAAGCAAAAAACACAGGAGAAGATGTTACAGTTAATTATGGAGGAGCAGCAGGAGATAAAACAAAATTTGCAAAATTCACAGGTATAACAGATGCAGCAACAGCAGCAGCACCAGCGGCGGCATCTGGCGCAGCATCAGCATCAGGGACTGCAGACACAGGTGGTTCATTTGCTACCGCTGGCGCAGTAACTAATGGAACAGATTCAACAGCAGTAGAATCTGCATTAGATGTTTCTACACATGACAAGGCAACTGCAGCTATAGATATATTAGATAAAGCGATTAATAAAGTATCTACTGAGAGATCAAAGCTTGGTGCTTATCAAAATAGACTAGAACATACAATCAATAACTTAGGAACAGCATCTGAAAATTTAACAGCAGCTGAATCAAGAATTAGAGACGTTGACATGGCAAAAGAAATGATGTCATTCAGCAAAAATAATATCTTAAATCAAGCAGCTCAAGCAATGCTTGCACAAGCAAATCAACAACCACAAGGTGTACTTCAATTATTAAGATAG